The Salmo salar chromosome ssa06, Ssal_v3.1, whole genome shotgun sequence sequence AAACACATTCTATCATCCTCTTGTAGACTAAATGCTTCATCTGTGGAATTGGAAACGATTACTTTGACACGACACCCCACGGCTTTGAGACCCACACCTTACAAGAGCACAACCTGGCCAACTACCTGTGAGTACATACTGACGTGAGGATGTTGTTCAAGCACATACGACCAGAGCCGCTCCATTAAAGGTTCTCGTTCGAATTGAATTAGATATGCTTCACCTTACCAACTTACTTAACTTTACCAGTGATGCTCTGGATGAAAGCCTGAGTTAATATTTGATCAAACTGGCCACACGGCTTTTCTTCCTGTACAGCTTCTTCCTGATGTACCTCATCAACAAGGACGAGACTGAACACACTGGTCAGGTACGTACAACACTTCTCAGGTCTCAATCTCTGTCATTGAAACTCTAGCACTAGAATGGAACTATGGAGTGATTTCAGTGCCAACAGAAATTGTATTTGAATTACACAATTTTGAATTTGTATTAGGATATTGAATTGAATATCTAACAATTTGTAATGCACACATTGAATTCATAAATTGATGTATTTCAGGATTTTAAAAACTGAATTGAATGAATAAGTCGCATACATTTTTGAAATTCAATTTCAATGTAATATTCAAATTCAAAACGTATATATTCTGTTTTAATACGGTAGATGTTGCATTAATTTTATGTTTATCAAAGTTTCATATATTCAACTTCTTAGACCcattgggcacagacgtcaattcaacatctattccacattggttcaacgtctAGACATGTCCATGTTCGAGAGAGTCTAAGCTTTCAGGAATGGGATATAGCCATAATAGCTTATAACGGTTCAAACGCTAGAGACCAATTCATAGGAAGACAATAAATTAAACATGTCCCATTGGCTTCGGAAACTGGCAAAAGCTTCTGTTTTTCCACAAAGCGGTTgattctctgttctcctctacctttccTTGCTCgcaaagtaccaggatgttgtctcTGGTTTTGAATCAGAATTTGAATGCATCCAAGAAGTTGAATATATGAAAATTTGATCAACTTGAAATTATAGTTTGTAAACTTGATACACAGAAAATGAATGCAACATCTACCGTATTGAAACAGAATATATAAGTTTTGCATTTTAATTTgaaatttgattaaaaaaattaaTGCAATCGCTCCCTAAACCAACAATGACACCATACCTTTTGAATGTCATGTGAATTTCAAATTGTAATATTGCTGCCATTTGACTTTAACACACTACACAATTTGATTTCATGTAAAATGACCTTTTCTAGTTGAAACACCTTTTCGCTGCTAAAACCATTTTAACTACTGTGTATTTCCCTGTCCTCCAACAGGAGTCATATGTGTGGAAGATGTACCAGGAGAGATGCTGGGACTTCTTCCCTGCTGGGGACTGTTTCAGGAAGCAGTATGAGGACCTGCTTGGGTAGAGAGGACCCCTAACACTACCCAGCTACTCTACAACCCTACCTTGATAGAGAGGACACCTAAAactacattagctagctaacctacCTGGGTAGAgaggacaccagaacactacccagctaccctacaaCACTATCTGGGTAGAgaggacaccagaacactacccagctaccctacaaCACTATCTGGGTAGAgaggacaccagaacactacccagctaccctactaCACTATCTGGGTAGAgaggacaccagaacactacccagctaccctacaaCACTATCTGGGTAGAgaggacaccagaacactacccagctaccctacaaCACTATCTGGGTAGAgaggacaccagaacactacccagctaccctacaaCACTATCTGGGTAGAgaggacaccagaacactacccagctaccctactaCACTATCTGGGTAGAgaggacaccagaacactacccagctaccctacaaCACTATCTGGGTAGAGAGGACACCTAAacactacccagctaccctacaaCACTATCTGGGTAGAgaggacaccagaacactacccagctaccctacaaCACTATCTGGGTAGAgaggacaccagaacactacccagctaccctactaCACTATCTGGTAAAGACTAATTCACTTGAACCTTAATGGAACATGAAATCTAGCTCCACTTAGCTCTTCTGCTGCCATTGTATCCATCATACAGTATCACCTAATGAAATGGCAAGCCACTACTGAGGAGAGACTGAGGTTGACGAAGACGATGATTGGACTTGGTGTTTGAATTTACATTGTAAAGAAAAGTCCTTTTGCCTGTTACTAAAAGATAGGTCACTGTCACGGTGACACCTTGTTTCCTCTTTGAACACAAATGGTTATATTCATTTGATTTGTTATGACGCATTACCCTTTTCACTTGCTTACCCCCAAAACTGTTGCACAATGTGTGTTGTGTGGTAGAGTCGAGACATTGATATATGTAGGGTTACAGCTTGAGGAGTGATTGAATGTACAAGCCATGATATTAATACCCAAGATATTAACTGAGAACCAAAACACAAGATGGATGCTAGAATGTGAAttgtggtggtgataatgatgaaaCTTGACTAGAAATTAAATTCGACCTATTCTACCTTCTTTGAACTTGGTCTGAATCTAATTAGCTTGGTGAGATGAGAAATTTAAAAAGGGGTCCCTCAAGGGTCAGTCTTGAGCCCATTATAGTTGTTTATAAAGTGCCAATGTGCCTTAAAATGAGAACTTGACACCCTTCGTGCTCTAGGTTGCGGATTAGATTAGAATTACCTAGCTACAGTAGGGATAGCTTTTTAGAAGAAAATAAATATCTAGATACCCATTGTGTAATTGTTGCTCAGTTTGGATTTGTTCCCAAGCTACAGTTTCCTTGTCTGCCTGTACACCTTTCTTTCCATAGTAGAAATGACAAGCTGAGGAAAAAACATGGTTCAGGATTTATTGAACACAGAAAAACAGTGAACTGCTATTGTATGGCCATTTATATGTAGTAGCTTTGGTAAAACTGCATTTCTTTTTGAGAAGAGGAGGGATGGAAATGAATAAATTAACCAATGCAATAAACCATGTCTGTATTCCATGGGCTGTCAACTAACTCACAACCCCGATCCAATTACAGAAACCTTTCAGAGGggaaaatctgtgtgtgtgtgtgtgtcccttgcCGTGTCTGACAAGGCACAAGGAATAGGAAATTCATGTCCTTTGACTTGGAAGGGTACAGAGCTCTGCTGCTACAGCCAAACCATCCAGGGTAGTCGGTAGGATGGAGAAAACATGGGACTTGATGTGAATCAGTCATATGGGAGGGAAAGAACTCCCAACAATGCCTTCGTCCAAAGTCGATCTTATGAAAAGTATATTACTGAATCTGCTGTTATATAAGCAGTGCTACATGTGTTGACTGTGGTGGATTAGAATATGATGTAAGACTGTTAGGGGCTGAGGGATGTACTCGTTATGTGATAAGGGCTGAATTGGGGACTGGACGGTCCTTCTCCTAGGTCAGACAGGGTCAAAGGTTAGAGTTCAGGGTCAGGAGATCATGCTGTCCAGCCAGTCTTCCAGGTCCTCCTCTGTCACCACCTCCTTTGCTACCTCTGCCTTGGGAGGTGCAGCCACCTCCTCCTTGCCCTGCTGTGTCTCCTgcttcctgtcctcctccctctcctcctctggaacaagctcctccctctcctctaatgCTGCTGAAAAAAGATACCACAGAAAGTTGCACTCTCCCTAGTACTCACACAGATATAGTGGAGGAACCAACAATTTTCCATCTTGTTTCTCTGTATGTTGCTAGCAAattatcaatgcctttctttaggTTACTGTTAAGTGATGGGTTGTTGTAGCAACAAGGTATTTTTCCACACTGAATAGTCTGCAACCGTGTATAATCTAATTACAACATTGCAGAACAGAACAAAAATGTTATGCGCCTGCTGGGTACTCACGTTTATTTGGAACCTCCACAAGCCTGCCAGTTTGGGACGCTGAAGGTTCTGAGACTGAGCTCTGTAGACCGAGCAGCTGGTCCAAATCTTTATCCATGTCATCCACCACAGGGGTCTTGGCAGCTGAGGAGCCCAGAGGAACAGTGCCTGGGGCTGTGCTCATAGCACAGGAAACACCCAGGCTTGGAGTAAGGCCTTTCTGAGCGGCTGGGACTCCTGGGACAGTAGGCTTAAACAGACCCAGCGCTACAGAGTTCTGTTTGGGTGCCATGGTCATAGTGGGAAGCTCCACCGGAGAGGTCACCTGATTAATAACCACAGGATTAGATAATACATCTGGATTCAACCCAAATACACTTGGTGACTGACCATTACATTACCAATACTTAGACAATGACTTTCTGGGAATGCTCTGAAAACAAAGAATTCAACAGGTTTCCATGGTAATATTACAACACTTCTGAATACGCTAGTCTAGACGCCAAACCCAAGGGAGCAAAAAGGTTCTGCATCAGGACTAGTTCAGCCTCCAGGTTCAGTCTGTGGTGGAGAGGCATCAGTACCTACCTGGACTAGTTCAGCCTCCAGGTTCAGTCTGTGGTGGAGAGGCATCAGTACCTACCTGGACTAGTTCAGCCTCCAGGTTCAGTCTGTGGTGGAGAGGCATCAGTACCTACCTGGACTAGTTCAGCCTCCAGGTTCAGTCTGTGGTGGAGAGGCATCAGTACCTACCTGGACTAGTTCAGCCTCCAGGTTCAGTCTGTGGTGGAGAGGCATCAGTACCTACCTGGACTAGTTCAGCCTCCAGGTTCAGTCTGTGGTGGAGAGGCATCAGTACCTACCTGGACTAGTTCAGCCTCCAGGTTCAGTCTGTGGTGGAGAGGCATCAGTACCTACCTGGACTAGTTCAGCCTCCAGGTTCAGTCTGTGGTGGAGAGGCATCAGTACCTACCTGGACTAGTTCAGCCTCCAGGTTCAGTCTGTGGTGGAGAGGCATCAGTACCTACCTGGACTAGTTCAGCCTCCAGGTTCAGTCTGTGGTGGAGAGGCATCAGTACCTACCTGGACTAGTTCAGCCTCCAGGTTCAGTCTGTGGTGGAGAGGCATCAGTACCTACCTGGACTAGTTCAGCCTCCAGGTTCAGTCTGTGGTGGAGAGGCATCAGTACCTACCTGGACTAGTTCAGCCTCCAGGTTCAGTCTGTGGTGGAGAGGCATCAGTACCTACCTGGACTAGTTCAGCCTCCAGGTTCAGTCTGTGGTGGAGAGGCATCAGTACCTACCTGGACTAGTTCAGCCTCCAGGTTCAGTCTGTGGTGGAGAGGCATCAGTACCTACCTGGACTAGTTCAGCCTCCAGGTTCAGTCTGTGGTGGAGAGGCATCAGTACCTACCTGGACTAGTTCAGCCTCCAGGTTCAGTCTGTGGTGGAGAGGCATCAGTACCTACCTGGACTAGTTCAGCCTCCGGGTTCAGTCTGTGGTGGAGAGGCATCAGTACCTACCTGGACTAGTTCAGCCTCCGGGTTCAGTCTGTGGTGGAGAGGCATCAGTACCTACCTGGACTAGTTCAGCCTCCGGGTTCAGTCTGTGGTGGAGAGGCATCAGTACCTACCTGGACTAGTTCAGCCTCCAGGTTCAGTCTGTGGTGGAGAGGCATCAGTACCTACCTGGACTAGTTCAGCCTCCAGGTTCAGTCTGTGGTGGAGAGGCATCAGTACCTACCTGGACTAGTTCAGCCTCCAGGTTCAGTCTGTGGTGGAGAGGCATCAGTACCTACCTGGACTAGTTCAGCCTCCAGGTTCAGTCTGTGGTGGAGAGGCAGCTCCTGTAGAGACTGGGCCAGGGCTGGGAGGTCCACAAACACTGCTGAAAACTAGAtgtagggagagaggtgggaaggTAGAGGAAGGGAGTAAAGGGTGGAGGAAGGGGGCAAAGGGTGGAGgaagggaggtagaggagagagggagagtcagagggggaggaagagagagcactTATCAACTCCTGAGACAAAATAGACTAGTACCAAAACAACACCCTAGCCACTACCTAGTCACTGTctgaagacagataaacacatTACACACTATTGGCAACAAGATCTTATTGAGCACTGGTAGAGCTGACTGGTCCgttcaatgagagagagagggatctaTACTGGAAACACAACTTTAAGAGGAACAGAGGAAAGGCAATACCATATTTACCTGATTGGCTGCCAATGAGTCCATATCCCACTCCTTCTCTTCAGAAAAGCGGAATTGAGTGAAAGAGTCCcctgagaacgagagagagagaaaagactcaAACCAGGCTACTGCTGTCTGTTGCTCAGAATGTTACTAGACAGATCTGTTTATCTGTTAAATACATACTTCACTTATTTATTTCACATATTCCTGTCATACAGTTTATATAATTAAGCTACATATTAACATATGATACAAGATAATAAAGATTGCATGATTCCATCTGTAAGCCTATCAGTCATTGTTGAAGATATTAGCAGGCAAAACTCTTATGGTAACACTGACACTGAACAGTCAGTCACTAGGggtcaccagtcagtcagtcagtcagtcactaggGGTCaccaaacagtcagtcagtcactaggGGTCaccaaacagtcagtcagtcactaggGGTCaccaaacagtcagtcagtcactaggGGTCaccaaacagtcagtcagtcactaggGGTCaccaaacagtcagtcagtcactaggGGTCACCAAACAGTCAGTCACTGGGggtcaccagtcagtcagtcagtcactaggggtcaccagtcagtcagtcactaggggtcaccagtcagtcagtcactaggGGTCACCAAACAGTCAGTCACTGGGGGTCACCAAACAGTCAGTCACTGGGGGTCACCAAACAGTCAGTCACTGGGGGTCACCAAACAGTCACTGGGGGGTCACCAAACAGTCACTGGGGGGTCACCAAACAGTCAGTCACTGGGAGTCACCAAACAGTCAGTCACTGGGGGTCACCAAACAGTCAGTCACTAGGGGTCACCAAACAGTCAGTCACTAGGGGTCACCAAACAGTCAGTCACTAGGGGTCACCAGTGACTCACTAGGGGTCACCAGTCAGTCACTGGGGGTCACTAGGGGTCACCTAACCAGGTTGGTTTTGCAGTAAGACAGTGTATCATAGAAAGTCTTATGAAAGCAGACTATTGATTCCTTTCACTGGCAGTTTTATAATAAGCACTTCAGCACTCATTGAGTAACTCTTTCCACTGAGGGGCATCAGAGACAAAGAAcaaatacaggtaactgccaaaataaaggaaacaccaacataaagcatcttaatagggcgttgggtcaCCACGAAcctgaacagcttcaatgcaccttgtcatagattctacaagtgtctggaactctattggagggatgtgacaccattcttcaaccataaattccatcatttggtgttttgttgatggtggtggaaaacgctgtatCAGGCACCGCACCAGAATCTCCCTTAAgtattcaattgggttgagatctggtgactgaattactctatctatctatctatctatctatctatctatctatctatctatctatatatatacacacatacatatatatatatatatatacatacatatatacacacacaaaagaatgtggacaccccttcaaattcgtggattcagccacacccgttactgagcatacagccatgcaatctccatagacaaacattggcagtactaTGGCCTCACTGAAAGgttgtgactttcaacatggcactgtcacaggatgccacctttccaacaagtcagtgtgtCAAAtgtctgccttgctagagctgccccggtaaactgtaagtgctgttattgtgaagtggaaacgtttggGAGCAACAATGGTTCAGCCGCGAAGCggaaggccacacaagctcacaaaacatgaccaccgagtgctgaagtgtgtaaaaaatcgtctgtcctcggttccaacactcactactgagttccaaactgcctctggaggcaacgtcagcacaagaactgttgttGGGAGCTTCCTGAAGCCTAAGATCGCCATGCgaaatgccaagcgttggctggaggggtgtaaagctcgccgccattggactctggagcattggaaacacattctctggagtgatgaatcacacttcaactggcagatttcttttttttttcccgATATcggcgtggaagaacttgactggcctgcacaaagccctgacctcaaccccatcgaacacctttgggatgaattggaatgctgtaTCAGAGCCAGGCCAAATCGCCCAATATTAGTGCCcaatctcactaatgctcttgtggctgaatggaagcaagtccctgcagcaatgttccaacgtctagtgaaaagccttcccagaagagtggaggattttatagcagcaaaggggggaccaactccatattaatgctcatgattttggaatgagatgttcgacgagcagatgtccacatacttttggtcatgtaatgtagtctttcagtcacagcttctctccctcaccctctattCAAACAGTCGTTCAGCCAGGGTTTCCTGCCAACTGCAGTTGGTGAGGCAGAGGCTGCTGATTGTTCTCTGCACCACAAGAACCCAGGgtcaagagaggaggacagcagaGTGTGTCTCTATGTCAACGAGACACATTGACTGTGGTGATTTATGCATTAATAAGGTAATGTCATTGACACATTAAGGAGATAAGAAAGACGCTACAGAACCTCACAGGTAGACCAGTGTCAACCTGATCTGTGTGGACATGCCATCTAGGTAGTTCTCAGGCTCACGCTGCGATACCGCAGCCAACGGTGACAGAACCACGGCAACAGCTGCCAAGGTGATGAGACAGAGTGCTGTCAGAGTTccagagagggggatgggatgAGAGCGAGACATCCATGACAAGTCGCCTTGCTTCATCCAAACGGATCCTCTTTCTCATCTACCCTGAGATTGTCTCTGAGTCTCAGATGTCTCAGCATTACACGGACAAAGCATCAGTCACTTCCTGTCAGTTGTGGGAAATCGGTTTTAGATGAGCAGGCATATCAAAGGCAATGTCATAAACTGTATATTGTAAACAGTAGGATTCAAGTGTATAGTATGCACAGCAGAGTACATTATTATTACCaaggtacagtcgtggccaaaagttttaagaatgacacaaatatacattttcaaagtttgctgcctcagtttgcatgatgacaatttgcatataccccagaatgttatgaagagtgatcggatgaattgcaaagtccctctttgccatgcaaatgaactgtatccccaaaaaacatttccactgcatttcagccctgccacaaaaggaccagctgacatcatgtcagtgattctctcattaacacagatgtgagtgttgacaagaacaaggctggagatcactctgtcatgctgattgagtttgaataacagactgaaaGCTTCAAAATGAGGGTGgtacttggaatcattgttcttcctctgtcaaccatggttacctgcaaggaaacacatgccacaggcaaggatattgctgccagtaagattgcaactaaatcaaccatttatcggatcatcaagaacttcaaggagagcggttcaaattTGTGTTGAAGGCGAcatcagggcacccaagaaagtccagcaagctgcaggaccgtctcctaaagttgattcagctgcgagaTCGGGGCACtatcagtacagagcttgctcaggaatggcagcaggcaggtgtgagtgcatctgcacgcacagtgaggcgaagacttttggaggatggcctggtgtcaagaagggcagcaaataagtcacttctctccaggaaaaacatcagggacagactgatattctgcaaaaaggTACAGGGATCGGACTGCTGGGGTCTGggctaaagtcattttctctgatgaatcccctttccgattgtttggggcgtCCGGAAAAAAgcatgtccggagaagacaaggtgagtgctaccatcagtcctgtgtcatgccaacagtaaagcatcctgagaccattcatgtgtggggttgcttctcagccaagggagtgggctcactcacaattttgcctaagaacacagccatgaataaagaatggtaccaacacatcctccgagagcaacttctcccaaccatccaggaacagtttggtgacaaacaatgccttttccagcatgatggagcaccttgccataaggcaaaagtgattactaagtggctcggggaacaaaacatcgatattttgggtccatggccaagaaactccccaaaccttaatcccattgagaacttgtggtcaatcctcaagaggcgggtggacaaacaaaaacccacaaattctgacaaactccaagcaatGATTATGCAAGAACCGGCAGCCATCAGtaaggatgtggcccagaagttaattgacagcatgccagggcggattgcagaggtcttgaaaaagaagggtcaatactgcaaatattgactctttgcatcaacttcatgtaattgtcaataaaagcctttgacacttatgaaatgcttgtaattatacttcaccattccatagtaacatctgacaaaaatatctaaagacactgaagcagcaaacttcgtgaaaattaatatttgtgtcattctcaaaacttttggccacgactgtacatgatGAGCGGCCTTAAAGTTCATAGTGTGATATAGACTGAGTaaccaaaacattaagaacagactgaccaggtgaatccaggtgacagCTATGATTCCATATTGATGTCACGTGTTAAATCCActgcaatcagtgtagatgaaggggaggagataaggatgtttaagccttgagacatggattgtgtaattgtgccattcagagggtgaaagggcaagacaaaatatttaagggcctttgaacagggtattgtagtaggtgccaggctcaccagtttgtgtcaagaactttacgcttaacagtttcccgtgtgtatcaagaatggtccaccacccaaaggacatccagccaacttgacacaactgtgggaaacattgtcgtcaacatgggccagcatccctgtggaacgctttggacaccttgtagagtccttgcccccgacgaattgaggctgtactGAGGGAAAAAGGGTgactgcaactcaatattaggaaggtgttcctaatgtttggtatactcagtgtacactgGCTTGTCTCTGTAAATGCTGTGAAGTCAGAGGAGGAAGGTCTACGGTAGCCTCAACAGCaatctgtagggtagcaccatggtgtagccagaggacagctagcttccgtcctcctctgggtacattgacttcaatacaaaacctaggaggctcccATTTCTCAcaaccttccatagacttacacagttatTATGACAACAtccagaggatgtcctccaacctatcagagctgttgcagcatgaactgacatattgtccatccaatcaaaggatcagagaacgaatctagtactgaaaacctaaagctacagctagctagcactatcacttagctagcaaatgcagcaatCTAGTTTATCCGGCTCAGAGGGatacattagctagctggctatgactatccaacgcaacactggaactcttccaagtcaagataaccatttggttttactaatttgttgccaccggggcccgccgcTGTAACTGCTCAATTGCTTACTatgcactgtactgcatgattgtagcaggtttactaaccaTTAGCTATCTTGAGAGGAGAGTGCATAGATttgagaaggaatacaacatggctgctatgaaagtgaactgtgtttacatctgatcaggggtgtatttattccgccgattctgttgaaaaacttttctgaatttgtccaattgaaacgtttgtttgcaactgttggactaatgactaCGTCCTAGATCAGCTATATagaggcaagagtgtgcaaggcggtattgaatgtgtcactgtctgtccatgtataACTGTCACCTCAAATGTTTCTCtagacctgtgtgcacctatgttgtaaacattgggtatagggaaaaattctagtatcatgtagtagcctaaacctagcaatgttacattgaactgggtgaatggaatatgaatgagtcattccaatatgctgtaatagaaataaggccatgctcatgaagaaAATAAATTAAAGGTCCTCCCACATCTTAAagggcactgaccgccactgtggTGTCATGGAGCTGCTCTGTTCTGTGTATTGACGCGGTGCTGTCCCACCGTCAGACTCACAGCAGTTGATGTGTTTAAGCCTTCAGCCTGGCCGCTCCGGAGCTTGCCCTGCTCTGAATGCGTCCCAAGCGGTACCctattcctacatagtgcactgtggtcctggtcaaaagtagtgcactattagcccaaagggaatagggtgccatttgggatgcacaactCACTCTGATCTGCTCTGTGGGAGTGACTAACAGAACTCTGCTGTGAAGCCATGAGCATTAAAAGGTGTAGAGGTGTAAATATCCCTGGCTGTCCCTGGCCTGTCACACTCAGAGGGGAGGCACAGTGGGAGGCCTGGCCTCATGTCctgttatacacacacaaacacacactaaggGTGTGACGGTTAAATTAATTGGGGATCGTTACGTTTTAGA is a genomic window containing:
- the aven gene encoding cell death regulator Aven isoform X2, whose translation is MEGKPNRGRQTSWKRGGVGAGARGGGGAGAGARGGGGAGARGGGGAGAGTRGGGGAGGGSDSGTSGGEHRVRGRGRYGTGRGKSDHYRGRGRGCQPTPFGRGQDEGNRMDEDEDEGMEVFTKRKLESNWDRYKESEKEEPSDDTPTQRGTDYQVLLESAGDSFTQFRFSEEKEWDMDSLAANQFSAVFVDLPALAQSLQELPLHHRLNLEAELVQVTSPVELPTMTMAPKQNSVALGLFKPTVPGVPAAQKGLTPSLGVSCAMSTAPGTVPLGSSAAKTPVVDDMDKDLDQLLGLQSSVSEPSASQTGRLVEVPNKPLEEREELVPEEEREEDRKQETQQGKEEVAAPPKAEVAKEVVTEEDLEDWLDSMIS
- the aven gene encoding cell death regulator Aven isoform X1, which encodes MEGKPNRGRQTSWKRGGVGAGARGGGGAGAGARGGGGAGARGGGGAGAGTRGGGGAGGGSDSGTSGGEHRVRGRGRYGTGRGKSDHYRGRGRGCQPTPFGRGQDEGNRMDEDEDEGMEVFTKRKLESNWDRYKESEKEEPSDDTPTQRGTDYQVLLESAGDSFTQFRFSEEKEWDMDSLAANQFSAVFVDLPALAQSLQELPLHHRLNLEAELVQVTSPVELPTMTMAPKQNSVALGLFKPTVPGVPAAQKGLTPSLGVSCAMSTAPGTVPLGSSAAKTPVVDDMDKDLDQLLGLQSSVSEPSASQTGRLVEVPNKPALEEREELVPEEEREEDRKQETQQGKEEVAAPPKAEVAKEVVTEEDLEDWLDSMIS